TCGCGACAGGGAAAAAAAGTTCAGCGGGAGCAATAGCAGGAGGTGTTGTGGCTGGTGTACTTGCACTAGTGCTGGGTGTTGTGTTATTCTTGTTTTATAGGCGAAGAAAGGCGAAACAGGACGCTTTGCTTCCATCTTCTGAAGAATCTACCCGTCTAGGTAACAATCAGTTCTGTAGGGATCTCTGACTACTCTGACCCTGGAACTGTGAATTATTCTTCTAATTCTTTTGTAGAAAAAGCATTTGCATGTCCTAATTTCACGACTGCAAGTTAATTTATGCCCTTTGTTCGTCTCAACAATGTTCTGCTACAAAGATACGAGGGGATTTGGGTGGTTTGAAGTAATGCTTGTCTATCATGGGAGCAATTATATTGATCTGTGTGGACCTGGAAATATTGTGGAGTAAATAGAGTATGATATATGTTATGATTATGAGTAATAGTTTCGGGGCTATAAGTGTAACCAATGAGCTAGTTTAGGGACCTATAAGTGTACTTTTGGGAGATAGAGAAAGTTAGAGAACCTTGAATTATGCTTCCATTTTCCCCTTATTTTGTTCTTCCCTGAACTGAACAGGCCTTGACAAATATTATAACAGAATGTGACTTCTGCTATTTCTGAACTATTATTCTTTTTGTTCCAGCCAGTGCAGTATCCATGCAGAAGGTGACACCATCGAGCAGTCAAGCTGATGGAGCTTCACCAGCTGCTGGCATTACAGTTGACAAATCAGTCGAGTTCTCATATGAAGAACTTTTTAATGCTACAGAAGGCTTTAACATAATTCATAAAATTGGACAAGGTGGTTTTGGTGCTGTCTATTATGCTGAGCTCAGAGGCGAGGTTAGTTCATTTTTATTTCATTTGCATTCCAGAATCCCACATGCCACAAACATGTACTCCTTCTGCAAAGAAATagaagagcgtttagatcactagagtagtgatctaaacactcttatatttctttacggagggagtacttaacTAGGGGATTGAACAATGGTGGAATAATGTAACTCTGCGCTGGTCCATGAATTGTGATCATGCAGCTTCATGACATGTTCTTCATTTGAAATGACTTGCTTTATTTCTCTTGTGTCATCCACTGTTGTCCAGAAAGCTGCCATAAAAAAGATGGACATGCAGGCTACTCAAGAGTTCCTTGCTGAGTTAAAAGTTTTGACACATGTTCATCATCTTAATCTGGTTCGTAAATCTTCTATTTCTGTACCTAAAAATACTGTTATTTTAATAGGATGATGATATAGATTTTCCATGTGGACGACCTCGTAATATCACACTATTCTCTAGTCAGGTTAATTTAACCTTTTCACTGCCGTTTCAATGTTCAATTTCATGCAGGTGCGCTTGATTGGTTATTGCACGGAGAGTTCTTTGTTCCTTGTCTACGAATTTATCGAGAATGGCAACTTAAGCCAGCATTTGCGTGGAACTGGTAATGTTCTGCCTCCCAAAATATTGATTCTGCCTTGTCTGTTCCTTCCGGCAAATTAATCTCTCCGCGCATTTGTGATAGGTTATGAGCCTCTTTCTTGGGTTGAAAGAGTTCAGATTGCACTAGATTCAGCAAGAGGTCTTGAGTACATTCATGAGCATACCGTTCCAGTGTACATACATCGGGACATTAAATCCGCAAACATATTGATAGACAAGAACACCCGTGCAAAGGTAGGAATGATTCAAGGAGAATTCATGTGTTTCATATGTTCTGTCCACCCTTGATGTAATATTTATGTGTATCTTCCAGGTTGCAGATTTTGGTCTAACAAAACTTACAGAAGTTGGTGGTGGTACATCTTTGCAAACACGTGTTGTTGGTACATTCGGTTACATGCCTCCAGAGTAGGTGTCCTGAACATCTACTTGTCGTTGTGCTATCCGCAAAGTAATATTCCATGCTTGCGATGAATGTTGACATTTATGGGAAACGGTGTTTGCAGATATGCCCGATACGGTGATGTTTCTCCTAAAGTCGACGTCTATGCCTTTGGTGTTGTCCTGTACGAACTCATTTCAGCCAAAGATGCCATTGTCCGATCAACTGAATCTGCCAGTGATTCAAAGGGATTGGTTTATCTGGTAATTGTGCTGCTCAGCCAACAAGTTACATTCTGCTCTTGATGCTTGATAAAACTACTAGGGTACCTGTTTCGTGTGTCATTCTGCCTTGTTACTTCTAGTGGCATTACGGTCAGATTAATATGGATGTTTTGTTATCATACAGTTATGCTTTTGAAGCCACCACACACAGACTGGCTTTGGGTTCTTGCTGAATTCACCTTGCATGTTTGATGACTTACCAAACTGAAATCTGTGTAGTTTGAGGAGGCTCTCAACGCACCGGATCCGAAGGAAGGCCTCAAGAGGCTGATCGATCCAAAGCTGGGAGACGATTACCCCATCGACGCCATTCTCAAGGTTagcaagacatgctccggcttgCCTTCCTTGCGTGGTTGGATTGGATATATGCCAGCCAGGATAAAACATTTGGTGCCTTTTTATTTGCGAATAAAACATTTAAATTAATCAACCAGAGACATTACAATCTTGTTGACAAATCATGTCGACCTCATCCGTGACACACCTTAACCACATGTCAGTTTTTGGCAACGGCTTACCCATCGTGATAAAACATTTGTTGGCTTGTGGTTGCAGATGACGCACCTGGCGAACGCGTGCACACAGGAGGACCCCAAGCTGAGGCCGACGATGAGATCCGTGGTGGTGGCGCTGATGACGCTGTCCTCCACGAGCGAGTTCTGGGATATGAACGCCCTCTACGAAAACCCGGGCTTGGTGAACCTCATGTCCGGGAGATgacctcctctctttagccacaTCCACATGCCTCCCCTGGCGTTGTACATCGGGGTTCTACAGTCAAATGCGGGACGATAAGGCGGCAGTGACAGCCTGACAGCATCGATTGTTTTGGCTATATCTTCGACGTGTAATTTCCCATCGGTATAGATTCTTTTTATTCTCCTTTTATTTATGCCCGAGTTcatatttttcttcttcttggaGACCTTAGCGCCACGTTCATCTGAGTTGTATCATTGTATGTGTCAAGTGTAATATATTGACGTGGCAATGGAAATAGCTAATAGGCCTTGTAGACTGTGTGGCAATAATCTTGGCAGAGGATGCGTGGAGTCTCTTTTCCTCAGTGGGAACTACGGAAACAGTATATATAGGAAAGAAATATTGGTAATGAATGCACTAATACTAGTAGTGCCTGATTGCTCCGTTGGCTGCTAGCTCCAGTAGCTTTCTACTGCTAGCTCGTCGGCAATCGGTCGAGACGTTAGACGTGTGATATTGGCGCTACGTGGAGATATAGTCAAAGATGTACAGTGCTCGTCCCGGGAACAGATGGCAGATTAGCGTTAGCGGTTTTCCATTTTCTCAAGCGAGCTTAACCTTTTTTTTGCGGGTCGAGTTTAACTTTCTGTTCGACGTTGATGGTTAATAAAAGCAAGGTACAAATATGTTACAAGTTATAGTACAAATAGTTATACAGGAAACAAAATGTCCTCGGCCAATCCCAGCTCTAGGAATCATAGTCAAACCCATTAAAGATTGTTCTACGGTCAGGGCTAAAAAAAAAGACGTTGATGGTTAATCTGATGATTCAATATGATTAGACTGCAGGGCCTCAGACCGTTAAAATATCTTATTACTAGCAGAAATTACACACAAGAAATTGATATGGCCGAGTTGGTCTAAGGCGCCACTGTCAACACACATTGTACCCTTTATTTTTCCTTGGCGCAAGATGAGATTCCAAAATCCAAATAACAGGCGGCAGCTAGGCTTCCAAACCGTGGTACTGACACCGCCATGTATGTCGACGGTCCCGGGAGCCCAGTCCCACACGGCCTCAACCACAACGAGTTCCACACTACGCGTGCATGTTTCGATCAATGGCTCATGCCTTAAATAAGGCTGGTGTGTGCTTCATTGTCTTCATTAATTTATAATTACTCGTTATCGTGCAGTATGTTTCTGAGCTGGTTATTAGGTGCTATCTCCGTTCTGGTTTATTAGTCTGCTTCGTTTTTTTTATGCTAAATTTTTATCATAGATTTAAttaacaaaatgttagtgcatgtcatcaaAACTTATATCGTTAGATTCGTATCTGAACTAGTTTTCAATAATATTATTGTTGTGACATGCAACGGCATTTTGTTCATTGAATCAAAGGTCAAAGTTTagctgatgtagggtggaaccctatacgaccgatctttcacgaaaggagcggatcccaactaagaacacgaagaacacgaggggaaacacgagggaaaacacaagagaatcactcaaaccaacaacatacagtcacacatatgctaatcctcgaaacacgagaggagatacaagatccacgatcaacaaaggacgatacaaagggtaaccggttctttttcatgaggaggtcttgatggggccacccaagagggggtcttgaatccaagggggatCTTCTCCATAGAGGGACCGCGGTCTCTCTCaaggagtagatccgtatggatgggcgaggctctatctcacaagtgagctatcacaatgctaaccctaaaacataggtggagggggagtatatatagtctaaggggcgaaggggtacatgggcctcggccgaGATACACTGCACGCagacaggggggggggggggcggatgtccggggcttcatgacgagccggatgtccgggctggggtggccggatgtctgggctggcGTGGATGCGTTCTGTGAAGGATGCCGGActtccgggctggggccggatgtccggggcctggggGGCGGATGTCCGGGCCCCATAGCACTTCGGTTGTTGGGCTGCTGCTGTTCTTGACatcttcaggggccggatgtccgggccagggccggatatccgggtcctgtagcctttctccggttcctctcgtcgtgctccttcatccttgtacttggggacttgtccatgatcccgagcatctccgagagggtcttcttGGTACCTAAGCACAAGTAGTGTCTTTGTATGAGGTAGCAACCATGTCTTGCACGAATGGAAAGGGGAAACAtttaggagcgggttcaccttgtgtccaatggcgtatgCTTGAGGTCTCGTCGTATGTCCACTTGGGGCTTGGGGAGTAGTcgtagtgtacatggggatgatcgtaggatgctccgcatcatctcccctcccttgggaaagatccgacctcggatcgaaaacctcatcaccatgaaaacggttgtcgtggacggacttgtagttggacgaagtggaagacatggcgcaatgcaagtactccaaggtgtctccggagtggtacacatgcaaaaagagcaaacacaaacgacacttggaaatacaatggttagcgcacacaaggtgtccatcatgtaagaatgagtccgtgCAGCAAGATTGTTCGTGGCAAAGTGcatgaagcttatcaagatgatattgaatgatatgcaaagcgttcatgggagcaaaagcattcattgtgcacacaaatgtattgtgaatgtgatcaatgcaaccacggtgcaaaatgatgtcatagtgagacggtttatcaatagcatgaatatggcaattGGTGCTCAATGTGGGTATgtgatcatgcaattgatggtaggcaatgcgatcatgatgtatgaatatgccatcaaggaagatcacaacaaatttgcttaGGAAGTGCATAaactcatatatcatggatgacatgggaataggtgcaacaagacaagcataatgtgtgtcaatccatgcatagggtgcaaacttgtggtgagtatgatatgtccatcgagcatgacatgTGTGAGCACAATCAATAAATATGAAGGTGTGGGTGCAATGTGTCAAAGGAGTGTTGATGTACCAATGCTCGATGTCGTGGCATGAGTGGAGGTTCGAAGGTGCATCCAATAAGTCTGAGCGCTCCTCAATGTGAAGGTCCATAGAGCCAATCTTCAATGCCGGTCCCCCCTCCaatagatgtatcatgtagacaagaagaaggagacaacaatgaaagaatgacccatccaatatgcatatttgaggatggctcaaatggaaggagttcacctttatGAGAATGTCGAAAATGTTGGTGTCGCGCATTGTGTACGCCGTCACATGACCAAGTTGTCTCTTGATGGTACCGCCTTTTGAATCCTTCAAaacgaaagaacatgacaaacactcggaaaaacaaatgaggttagcggaagtgcaaaacctatcattcgtgtggtaagatacccaacaagtgtatgcatcatgctcatcataagaaaggacaagggggcatttcatagtatggaggcatatgatgcgagaacaaccaaatacaataggctcaatcaaACAAGCATGCAGCACAAGTAAGGTTTCAAAGTCTCCAAGATCAATAAGCAAAGTATGGTTGCACTCACTACAAGTAGATATGAGAGAGGCAACTAATGGACACAAGAGACAATGatcaagatatatcatgtgagaggcatgaacatatatgtcatcaacccaagaaagcgagtaataatggaacatgggtgatgcgacaaagcaagcaatcatggtgatcaagtcaagcaatctagtagtgcgaagatgcaacgtactagaaggaatcatggcaagcatgtcatgtgtgcaaatagtggtcATGAATAATAcacatgacatatcacaagcatgaaagcaagatatgagtaaaatatcatcaatgtattggcgagaggccatatgtaaatagcaatgggaCATCATGACTCTCCGAACACAACAATCAACAAGAGCATGAGGTACAAGGAAAACATGGTAATAgtaacaaggatctccaccaagcatgcaaatacagaTAGAAGTAGCATAATGGTGTATCATGGGTaaatgcaagcaagggtcacaattgcatggcaaaggcatagaagCAAGCATAACATGCAAAGGGAACACGATAGAATGGGCATAAGGTGACAAGTGGTAAATAGCCCATAGCCGTGTGAGAGACAAGTAGAAGAGGTGTGTGTAGTCCTTGCGCGAAGGGAACGGTGGTGAGGAtaatccacgggatcccaaatcgtcgttgctctcaagagctcgtttcgtcaactcttgggattgagaggttgacaagtatacatgagtacctacacaaaacaaaggcaaAGGGAAAATTGTATGTGCGgggtatatgtacacatcatccatcatgatgcgcacatgcatgtgttggttagcacaaaatagccaatgctcaaataaattagatgcgtgatatagaaacatgtcatccatcatgagaggtttgttattatgtatagcataatggagactcaaattatgtaattcatcataagaaatataTGGAGCATTATTATTCATGGGatgcatatggtgcacacaattatgggaatcatgcaaaaaGTATGGAATgtatcaaaatctcctaatatgtatgaggaaactatgggggtctcctcatgagcatttgcagaaacatcacatggagaatattgacaacatccaaaacaaagcatatttggttttatgtgatcatggcatggtatagtagctgaattgcgcaaatcatgtaaaggaagcatggcaatatcatcacatgaaaaacaaaagccaatgaccatcatctcgtcatctatgccataagtgcaaatgggatttattttaatggcacatgcatagttactatgttgagattgaaatgaagcaatatgggagatctgttggggaacgtagtaatttcaaaaaaaatcctacgcacacgcaagatcatggtgatgcatagcaacgagaggggagagtgttgtccacgtaccctcgtagaccgaaagcggaagcgttagcacaacgcggttgatgtagtcgtacgtcttcacgatccgaccgatcaagtaccgaacgcacggcacctccgagttcagcacacgttcagcccgatgacgtccctcgaactccgatccagccgagtgttgagggagagtttcgtcagcacgacggcgtggtgacgatgatgatgttctaccgacgcagggcttcgcctaagcaccgctacagtattatcgaggtggactatggtggaggggggcaccgcacacggctaaaagatcaaacgatcaattgttgtgtctttggggtgcccccctgcccccgtatataaaggatcaaaggggcgaggtgcggccagccttggggcgcgccaggaggagtcctactcccaccgggagtaggactccccccttttcctagttggattaggacttgggaagggggaaagaggagagggagaagaaggaagggggggcgccgcccccttctccttgtcctattcggactagggggaggggcgcgcggcccagccctagccgcctctcctctcttccacctaggcccactaaggcccattatgttgccggggggttccggtaatctcccggtactccggtaaaatcccgatttcacccggaacacttccgatatccaaacataggcttccaatatatcaatcttcatgtctcgaccatttcgagactcctcgtcatgtccgtgatcacatccgggacttcgaacaactttcggtacatcaaaacatataaactcataacatagctgtcatcgaaacgttaagcgtgcggaccctacgggttcgagaactatgtagacatgaccgagacacgtctccggtcaataaccaatagcggaacctggatgctcatattggctcccacatattctacgaagatct
This sequence is a window from Aegilops tauschii subsp. strangulata cultivar AL8/78 chromosome 7, Aet v6.0, whole genome shotgun sequence. Protein-coding genes within it:
- the LOC109781614 gene encoding chitin elicitor receptor kinase 1, with the protein product MEAPLLPLLLLFLAAAAGPNAATAARDGCTSGCDHALGSYYVASNQNVTYIASLFGFSDYRVLGKYNPGIPNLDFVAAGDRLNVPFPCQCIAPPSAPASTFLAAPIRYDVHTGDTYISIADQFNNLTTPAWLQATNTYPANNIPDVGSVNVTVNCSCGDPGISTAYGLFLTYPLRDRETLASVAANHSFSSPEQMDLLRKYNPGMDGVTGSGIVYIPAKDPNGSYLPLKSQAGKKSSAGAIAGGVVAGVLALVLGVVLFLFYRRRKAKQDALLPSSEESTRLASAVSMQKVTPSSSQADGASPAAGITVDKSVEFSYEELFNATEGFNIIHKIGQGGFGAVYYAELRGEKAAIKKMDMQATQEFLAELKVLTHVHHLNLVRLIGYCTESSLFLVYEFIENGNLSQHLRGTGYEPLSWVERVQIALDSARGLEYIHEHTVPVYIHRDIKSANILIDKNTRAKVADFGLTKLTEVGGGTSLQTRVVGTFGYMPPEYARYGDVSPKVDVYAFGVVLYELISAKDAIVRSTESASDSKGLVYLFEEALNAPDPKEGLKRLIDPKLGDDYPIDAILKMTHLANACTQEDPKLRPTMRSVVVALMTLSSTSEFWDMNALYENPGLVNLMSGR